The proteins below come from a single Kitasatospora sp. NBC_00315 genomic window:
- a CDS encoding ArsR/SmtB family transcription factor — translation MPTDERGAVLPGRRPTAAPSGPVPDGPGPATLPEPALADIRLEAVLHALADPVRLRIARALADGHQEMSCIAFDLPVTKSTTTHHFRVLREAGVIRQCRRGTARMSSLRRDDLAQLFPGLLDSVLTGARRQARD, via the coding sequence ATGCCGACCGACGAGCGGGGCGCCGTGCTGCCGGGCCGGAGGCCGACCGCGGCACCCTCGGGACCGGTGCCGGACGGACCGGGCCCGGCCACCCTGCCGGAGCCCGCCCTGGCGGACATCCGGCTGGAGGCCGTGCTGCACGCGCTGGCCGACCCGGTGCGGCTGCGGATCGCCCGGGCACTCGCGGACGGGCACCAGGAGATGTCCTGCATCGCGTTCGACCTTCCGGTGACCAAGTCGACCACCACGCACCACTTCCGGGTGCTGCGCGAGGCAGGGGTGATCCGGCAGTGTCGGCGCGGCACCGCGCGGATGAGTTCGCTGCGCCGGGACGATCTGGCGCAGCTCTTCCCCGGCCTGCTGGACAGCGTGCTGACGGGGGCCCGGCGCCAGGCGAGGGACTGA